The region CGCGCCGCCGGCGCCGACTGTTCCGTCCGCGCCCACGCGGAGAACCGCGTCTTCTCCAACATCGGCGCCCTCGCCGCTCGGAAAAAACGTGAACCGGACCTCGTCATCGGCCTCGTGGGGTGCACGGCCCAGCAGTACGGCCCGGAAGTGTGGCAGCGGGCGCCGCTCGTGGATTTTATCTGCGCGCCGGGTCGCCTCGCCGACCTCCCGGACCTCGTCCGGGAAGCCCGCGCGGGACGCCGCAGCGTCGCCCTCGACCCCGCCCGCGTGGAAGGGGCGGCCGAGGCGTTCGGCGCCTTCGACGCGCGGCTCGACGAGACGGAGGTC is a window of Planctomycetota bacterium DNA encoding:
- a CDS encoding tRNA (N6-isopentenyl adenosine(37)-C2)-methylthiotransferase MiaB, with translation MEPLRVHITAYGCQMNRLDAELAADLLRAAGADCSVRAHAENRVFSNIGALAARKKREPDLVIGLVGCTAQQYGPEVWQRAPLVDFICAPGRLADLPDLVREARAGRRSVALDPARVEGAAEAFGAFDARLDETEVRGRRRVGRSRQAFVRVMRGCDVFCSYCVVPNVRGPERSRSPAALAEEVQRLVDLGVREV